A single Notoacmeibacter ruber DNA region contains:
- a CDS encoding sarcosine oxidase subunit beta family protein → MTRFSALSLLKNALNGHKDWDVQWRDAEPKPEYDVVIIGAGGHGLGAAYYLAKEHGITNVAVVEKGWLGGGNTGRNTTIIRSNYLYDESARLYDHALDLWENLSQDLNYNVMFSRRGVLMLAHNVHDVQSFQRHVHANRLNGVDNRWLSTEEAKEFCPPLNISPNARYPVMGAALQMRAGTARHDAVAWGYARAASARGVDIIQNCPATSIRRAADGSVEGVETAKGFIKAKKVAVSAAGHTSVLMDTAGVRMPLESYPLQALVSEPVKPCFPCVVMSNAVHAYMSQSDKGELVIGSGTDQYTSYSQRGGLPLIEHTLAAICEIFPIFTRMRMLRKWGGIVDVTPDRSAILGKTPVPGLYVNCGWGTGGFKATPGAAHTLAWTVAKDEPHPINAPFTLERFRTGRLIDEAAAAAVAH, encoded by the coding sequence ATGACCCGTTTTTCGGCCCTTTCGCTTCTGAAGAACGCGCTGAACGGCCATAAGGACTGGGATGTGCAATGGCGCGATGCAGAGCCGAAGCCGGAATATGATGTGGTCATCATCGGCGCAGGCGGCCATGGTCTCGGCGCCGCTTATTATCTGGCCAAGGAGCACGGCATTACAAATGTGGCAGTGGTCGAAAAGGGCTGGCTCGGCGGCGGCAATACCGGCCGGAACACAACGATCATCCGCTCCAACTATCTCTATGATGAAAGCGCGCGGCTTTACGATCACGCACTCGATCTTTGGGAGAACCTCAGCCAGGACCTGAACTACAACGTCATGTTTTCGCGACGCGGCGTGCTTATGCTCGCGCATAACGTCCATGATGTGCAAAGCTTTCAGCGTCACGTTCATGCCAATCGCCTGAACGGCGTCGACAATCGCTGGCTTTCGACCGAGGAAGCCAAGGAATTCTGCCCGCCCCTGAATATTTCACCGAATGCCCGTTATCCTGTCATGGGCGCAGCCCTGCAGATGCGCGCCGGCACCGCACGTCACGATGCCGTGGCGTGGGGCTATGCACGCGCAGCCTCGGCCCGCGGCGTCGACATCATCCAGAACTGTCCGGCCACATCGATCCGCCGTGCTGCGGACGGCTCGGTCGAGGGCGTGGAAACAGCCAAGGGCTTCATCAAAGCCAAGAAGGTCGCCGTCTCTGCGGCAGGCCACACCAGCGTACTGATGGATACGGCGGGCGTTCGTATGCCGCTCGAGAGCTATCCGCTTCAGGCGCTGGTCAGCGAGCCGGTGAAGCCGTGCTTCCCATGCGTCGTCATGTCGAATGCGGTGCACGCCTATATGAGCCAGTCCGACAAGGGCGAACTGGTCATCGGCTCGGGCACCGACCAGTACACCAGTTACTCTCAGCGAGGCGGCCTGCCGCTGATCGAGCATACTCTGGCTGCGATCTGCGAAATCTTCCCGATTTTCACCCGCATGAGGATGCTGCGCAAATGGGGCGGCATCGTCGATGTGACGCCGGATCGCTCCGCCATTTTGGGCAAGACGCCGGTGCCGGGTCTCTACGTCAATTGCGGCTGGGGAACCGGCGGCTTCAAGGCAACGCCCGGCGCGGCCCATACGCTGGCATGGACCGTCGCGAAGGACGAGCCGCACCCGATCAACGCCCCCTTCACTCTAGAGCGCTTCCGCACCGGACGCCTCATCGATGAAGCGGCAGCCGCCGCCGTCGCGCATTAA
- a CDS encoding sarcosine oxidase subunit gamma, whose amino-acid sequence MSLDTQNEMKTVQGSTRVETLPPQARFSLRARAESIDELGRALGVELPQKIGRRESVGERDVLCLGPDEWLVTAPESEAGNIGSALAAIYETTPHSLSNISDRELSVMLDGPDALTLLSMGCPRDLERLPVGAAVRTIFDNASVILWRDGEQRFRMDIWRSFAPHAVELLHIGQAELRAGL is encoded by the coding sequence ATGAGTCTCGACACGCAGAATGAAATGAAGACGGTGCAAGGCTCCACCCGCGTGGAGACGTTGCCGCCGCAAGCCCGCTTCTCGCTTCGCGCCCGGGCTGAGTCGATCGATGAACTGGGCCGTGCGCTCGGGGTTGAACTGCCGCAGAAGATCGGCCGACGGGAATCTGTCGGTGAACGCGACGTACTTTGCCTCGGGCCCGATGAGTGGCTTGTCACAGCGCCGGAAAGCGAAGCAGGCAATATCGGATCGGCCCTCGCCGCGATTTATGAAACGACGCCGCATAGCCTGAGCAATATCAGTGACCGCGAACTGTCCGTCATGCTCGATGGACCGGATGCGCTGACACTGCTGTCGATGGGTTGCCCGCGTGACCTCGAGCGACTGCCCGTCGGCGCTGCCGTACGAACCATATTCGACAATGCCTCGGTTATCCTCTGGCGTGACGGTGAGCAGCGTTTTCGCATGGATATATGGCGCTCTTTCGCTCCGCATGCGGTGGAGCTTCTGCATATCGGCCAGGCGGAGCTTCGCGCCGGTCTCTGA
- a CDS encoding KpsF/GutQ family sugar-phosphate isomerase: MTMAEQQMSDRTDVAETESLAKVGRLTIAVEIAGLQHLQDSLSDEFAQVVAKIRDCPGRVIVVGVGKSGHIGNKIAATFASTGTPAFFVHAAEAAHGDLGMIEQNDVVLCLSNSGESAEFKPILQFCRRFSITMIAMTSAPHSSLGRYADLLLLLPKAEEACPMGLAPMTSTTMMLAMGDALASALMRSKGFARDDFAKFHPAGKLGAQLLRLREVMEMYPDRVKLPTVDLATPMRDVIATITAGRCGLTAVTDADDVIVGVVTDGDLRRALTGRESFDKTAEQMMTRDPISIDIESLAVEALNLCHNKRLGAVFIRDESGAVVGAAHLKDLLELGIA; encoded by the coding sequence ATGACGATGGCCGAACAGCAGATGAGCGATCGCACGGATGTGGCGGAGACCGAAAGCCTCGCTAAGGTAGGGCGCTTGACGATAGCGGTCGAGATCGCAGGGCTTCAACATCTGCAGGATTCATTATCCGATGAATTTGCGCAAGTTGTTGCCAAAATTCGCGACTGTCCGGGCCGCGTGATCGTTGTCGGTGTCGGAAAATCGGGCCATATCGGTAACAAGATCGCGGCGACCTTTGCATCGACCGGCACGCCGGCTTTCTTTGTGCATGCTGCCGAAGCTGCGCATGGCGACCTCGGCATGATCGAACAGAACGATGTTGTTCTCTGCTTGTCCAATTCCGGTGAGAGCGCTGAATTCAAACCGATCCTGCAGTTTTGCCGGCGGTTTTCGATCACGATGATTGCGATGACCTCCGCGCCGCACTCGTCGCTGGGCAGGTACGCCGATCTGCTATTGCTTCTGCCCAAAGCAGAGGAGGCATGTCCTATGGGGCTAGCCCCGATGACATCGACCACCATGATGCTGGCCATGGGGGATGCTCTGGCGTCCGCGCTGATGCGGTCGAAGGGCTTCGCCCGCGACGATTTCGCCAAGTTTCATCCGGCCGGCAAGCTGGGCGCACAGCTTCTGCGGCTGCGCGAAGTGATGGAGATGTATCCCGATCGCGTGAAGTTGCCGACTGTCGACCTCGCCACCCCCATGAGGGACGTCATCGCGACGATAACCGCCGGCCGTTGCGGCTTGACCGCTGTCACGGACGCCGATGATGTCATCGTCGGCGTGGTCACGGACGGCGATTTGCGGCGAGCGCTGACCGGAAGGGAGAGCTTCGACAAGACCGCCGAGCAGATGATGACCCGCGATCCGATTTCGATCGATATTGAGAGCCTGGCCGTCGAAGCCCTGAACCTCTGTCACAACAAGCGTCTCGGCGCCGTCTTTATTCGCGACGAATCGGGCGCAGTCGTTGGCGCGGCCCACCTGAAGGACCTGCTGGAGCTTGGTATCGCCTAA
- a CDS encoding sarcosine oxidase subunit delta: MLLIRCPYCEETLPELEFAYAGEAHIARPADPSGQSDDEWRDYLFIRSNPKGPHFERWRHIHGCGRFFNAVRDTVSDKFLMTYKAGKDRPDLATLEAGE, encoded by the coding sequence ATGCTTCTGATCCGCTGCCCTTATTGCGAAGAAACATTACCGGAGCTGGAGTTCGCCTATGCGGGGGAAGCGCACATTGCCCGCCCAGCCGACCCGTCAGGCCAGTCCGACGACGAATGGCGCGATTATCTTTTTATCCGTTCCAACCCGAAGGGGCCGCATTTCGAGCGCTGGCGCCACATCCATGGCTGCGGCCGTTTCTTTAACGCTGTCCGCGATACGGTCAGCGACAAGTTCCTGATGACCTACAAGGCCGGCAAAGACCGTCCGGACCTGGCCACGCTGGAGGCAGGCGAATGA
- a CDS encoding L-serine ammonia-lyase produces the protein MFISVFEIFKHGIGPSSSHTMGPMVAASRFLAELRTYSASAGDDDKPAAIQVSLHGSLAFTGKGHATDRAVWLGLLGQEPETLDPDEAEALIARLHESKQLHVDGLPPIRFDPEGDLVFDYGPPLERHANGMIFRAVDDAGSPLLVSSYYSVGGGFVLSETEFDAQEEEGSPAGPSDQPEVKVPYPFLSSDEMLAMGQASGLSIAAMKRANEKARGTSEEELDERLDAIADAMNGCIQRGLTETGILPGGLKVRRRARDIHEKLEAERFTNQQMPHVANEWLSVYAMAVNEENAAGGRVVTAPTNGAAGTLPAVLRYWQDHCGGLSVKLHRDFLLTAAAIGGIIKANASISGAEVGCQGEVGSAAAMAAAGLCAALGGTNAQIENAAEIALEHHLGMTCDPAGGLVQVPCIERNALGAIKAVSAAALALRGDGTHFMPLDNCIRVMLQTGRDMNDSYKETSRGGIAVNLPEC, from the coding sequence ATGTTCATCTCCGTCTTCGAAATCTTCAAACACGGCATCGGACCATCATCGTCCCACACGATGGGGCCGATGGTCGCGGCCAGCCGTTTCCTGGCGGAGCTACGGACGTACAGTGCTTCTGCAGGAGACGACGATAAGCCGGCCGCTATCCAGGTTTCCCTCCATGGGTCGCTCGCTTTTACGGGCAAGGGCCATGCGACCGACCGGGCCGTCTGGCTCGGACTTCTTGGCCAGGAACCGGAAACCCTCGACCCCGACGAGGCCGAGGCTTTGATCGCCCGCCTGCATGAAAGCAAACAGCTTCACGTCGATGGACTTCCGCCGATCCGTTTCGATCCGGAAGGCGACTTGGTCTTCGATTATGGACCGCCCCTCGAGCGCCATGCCAACGGCATGATCTTCCGCGCCGTCGACGACGCTGGCAGCCCGCTACTTGTCAGCTCCTATTATTCGGTCGGCGGCGGATTCGTGTTGAGCGAAACTGAGTTCGATGCCCAGGAGGAAGAGGGGTCTCCGGCTGGCCCCTCCGATCAACCAGAGGTCAAGGTCCCCTACCCCTTCCTGTCTTCCGACGAGATGCTCGCCATGGGCCAGGCTTCGGGTCTTTCCATCGCCGCCATGAAACGCGCCAACGAAAAAGCGCGCGGAACAAGCGAGGAGGAGCTGGATGAGCGTCTCGACGCGATTGCCGATGCGATGAATGGATGTATCCAAAGGGGCCTGACCGAGACGGGGATTCTCCCCGGCGGATTGAAGGTCCGGCGGCGGGCCAGAGACATTCACGAAAAACTCGAGGCCGAGCGCTTTACCAACCAGCAGATGCCGCATGTCGCCAATGAATGGCTGAGTGTCTATGCCATGGCTGTCAACGAGGAGAACGCGGCTGGCGGCAGGGTGGTTACCGCCCCCACGAATGGCGCTGCGGGCACATTGCCTGCTGTCCTGCGCTACTGGCAGGACCATTGCGGAGGGCTCTCCGTCAAGCTGCACCGCGACTTTCTCCTGACGGCCGCGGCGATCGGCGGCATTATCAAGGCAAATGCTTCCATTTCCGGGGCAGAAGTCGGGTGCCAGGGCGAAGTCGGCAGTGCGGCAGCGATGGCGGCGGCCGGCCTTTGCGCAGCTCTTGGCGGAACCAATGCACAGATCGAGAATGCGGCTGAAATCGCCCTCGAACATCATCTCGGCATGACATGCGACCCGGCGGGCGGACTGGTTCAGGTGCCGTGCATCGAACGCAATGCGCTCGGTGCAATCAAGGCGGTCTCTGCCGCCGCACTGGCATTACGCGGTGACGGAACGCACTTCATGCCGCTCGACAACTGTATTCGCGTGATGTTGCAGACCGGTCGCGACATGAATGACAGCTACAAGGAAACCTCACGCGGCGGGATCGCGGTCAACCTTCCGGAATGCTGA
- a CDS encoding sarcosine oxidase subunit alpha, translating to MSAYRVKGAGRVNHDAPVRFTFDGKSYTGLRGDTVASALLAHGVHLMGRSFKYHRPRGPLTAGSEEPNALIGTARDKSRFEPNTRATVQELRQGLVTESQNRSPNLKFDVGAINDRLHMLFSAGFYYKTFMWPRSFWDKVYEPVIRAAAGLGRPPTELDPDTYASRYAHTDLLVVGAGPAGIAAALSAARAGARVILVDENPEMGGSLLADPAVTIDGKKAWGWLDHSLGELAELGVKLMTRTTAIGYYHQNMIGLAERLTDHLDEVPEGAPRERMWRVRAKQVVLAQGALEKPLVFNGNDRPGIMLAGAAQTYLHRYGVRVGDRAVILTAHDSAWYAAFDLADAGTTIEAIVDTREEPRSDLRAEAERRGIKVLAGYTATETAGRLRIRSVKVNPVKNGKIGEGRTLQCDCLLVSGGWTPSLHLFSHTKGTLKWDPEGGAFLPDRKSEECEIAGAGRGLWGYEAVLSDGSDAGANVAEALGLEPQRSPYPVEADRTGGGVNVDELPNDKKPSHTRSFVDYQNDVTAKDIRLAVREGMKSIEHVKRYTTNGMATDQGKLSNINGLLIASEALGKSPPQVGLTTFRPPYTPTTFGTFAGYHRGSHFEVTRKTPIDSWAEENGAVFEPVSQWRRAWYFPQAGEDMEAAVSRECAATRESVGIFDASTLGKIEVVGPDAAEFMNRMYTNPWTKLAPGRTRYGVLLGEDGYVRDDGVIGRLSDDMFHVTTTTGGAARVLNMMEDYLQTEWPDLKVWLTSTTEQWAVIALNGPNARKVLEPLVEGLDVSADAFAHMSVADCTVAGVPARLFRLSFTGELGFEVNVPARYGRQVWEALMEAGKPYDICPYGTETMHVLRAEKGFIIVGQDTDGTVTPDDAGLGWAVGKKKLDFVGMRSLKRPDLVADGRKQLVGLQTEDGTIKLDEGAQIVADPDQPKPMKMLGHVTSSYRSAALGRSIAMALIEDGRTKMGETVYVPMPDGVHRATITSTTFYDPEGERVKL from the coding sequence ATGAGCGCTTATCGCGTCAAGGGTGCCGGCCGCGTCAACCACGATGCTCCGGTGCGTTTCACCTTCGATGGGAAGAGCTATACCGGGCTGCGCGGCGACACTGTCGCCTCAGCGCTCCTGGCGCACGGCGTCCATCTCATGGGCCGCTCTTTCAAATACCATCGGCCAAGGGGTCCTCTTACCGCCGGATCGGAAGAGCCCAACGCGCTGATCGGCACAGCGCGCGATAAAAGCCGGTTCGAGCCGAACACGCGCGCGACGGTTCAGGAACTGCGGCAAGGCCTCGTAACCGAAAGCCAGAACCGTTCACCCAACCTCAAATTCGATGTCGGCGCGATCAATGATCGCCTGCATATGCTGTTCTCGGCCGGTTTCTACTACAAGACATTCATGTGGCCGCGCAGTTTCTGGGACAAGGTCTATGAGCCGGTCATTCGCGCCGCGGCTGGCCTTGGCCGCCCGCCGACAGAGCTTGATCCGGACACCTACGCGTCCCGCTACGCTCATACGGATCTGCTCGTCGTTGGAGCAGGACCCGCTGGCATTGCGGCGGCCCTTTCTGCGGCCAGAGCCGGCGCACGCGTCATTCTTGTCGATGAAAATCCCGAAATGGGTGGCTCGCTCCTCGCCGATCCCGCCGTCACGATTGACGGAAAGAAAGCCTGGGGCTGGCTCGATCATTCGCTTGGCGAACTCGCCGAGCTCGGCGTGAAACTGATGACGCGGACGACCGCGATCGGCTATTACCACCAGAACATGATCGGTCTGGCCGAACGCCTAACCGACCATCTGGACGAGGTGCCGGAGGGCGCACCGCGCGAGCGTATGTGGCGGGTTCGGGCCAAGCAGGTCGTTCTTGCTCAGGGCGCGCTTGAAAAGCCTCTCGTCTTCAACGGCAATGACCGGCCCGGCATCATGCTGGCTGGCGCGGCGCAAACTTATCTGCACCGTTACGGGGTCCGTGTCGGCGATCGGGCCGTCATCCTCACCGCTCATGACAGCGCATGGTACGCGGCATTCGATCTTGCGGATGCGGGCACGACGATCGAAGCGATTGTCGATACGCGTGAAGAACCACGGAGCGATCTTCGGGCAGAAGCGGAACGGCGCGGTATCAAGGTGCTTGCCGGCTACACTGCCACCGAAACCGCCGGTCGTCTGCGCATCCGGTCCGTGAAGGTGAACCCGGTCAAGAATGGCAAGATCGGCGAGGGACGGACATTGCAGTGCGATTGCCTGCTGGTATCGGGCGGATGGACACCTTCCCTCCATCTTTTCTCGCACACGAAAGGCACGCTCAAATGGGATCCGGAAGGCGGCGCGTTCCTGCCGGATCGCAAGTCCGAAGAGTGCGAGATTGCCGGTGCTGGCCGTGGCCTCTGGGGCTATGAAGCCGTTCTTTCCGACGGCTCGGACGCTGGTGCGAACGTAGCCGAGGCACTGGGCCTCGAGCCGCAACGCAGCCCCTACCCTGTCGAAGCCGATCGGACGGGTGGCGGGGTCAATGTCGATGAACTGCCCAATGACAAGAAGCCGAGCCACACCAGGTCCTTTGTCGATTATCAGAACGATGTGACGGCCAAGGACATCCGCCTAGCCGTGCGCGAAGGCATGAAGTCCATCGAGCACGTCAAGCGCTACACTACGAACGGTATGGCGACGGACCAGGGCAAGCTGTCGAACATTAACGGTCTCCTCATCGCATCGGAGGCGCTCGGAAAATCGCCGCCGCAGGTCGGCCTGACAACCTTCCGCCCGCCCTATACGCCGACGACATTCGGCACCTTCGCCGGTTATCATCGCGGCTCGCACTTCGAAGTGACCCGAAAGACGCCGATCGATAGCTGGGCGGAAGAAAACGGCGCGGTGTTCGAGCCGGTCTCGCAATGGCGCCGTGCCTGGTATTTCCCCCAAGCGGGTGAAGACATGGAGGCGGCCGTCTCGCGCGAATGCGCCGCCACCCGTGAATCGGTCGGTATTTTCGATGCATCCACCCTCGGCAAGATCGAGGTTGTAGGGCCCGACGCCGCCGAATTCATGAACCGCATGTATACCAATCCGTGGACGAAGCTGGCGCCCGGTCGTACGCGCTACGGCGTCCTTCTCGGCGAAGATGGCTATGTGCGCGACGATGGTGTGATCGGTCGTCTCAGCGACGACATGTTCCACGTGACCACCACCACGGGCGGAGCGGCGCGCGTTCTCAACATGATGGAGGACTATCTCCAGACCGAATGGCCTGACCTGAAGGTCTGGCTGACCTCGACCACAGAACAGTGGGCCGTCATCGCCCTGAACGGGCCAAATGCCCGCAAGGTTCTAGAGCCTCTTGTCGAGGGGCTGGACGTCTCGGCGGATGCGTTCGCGCACATGTCGGTTGCCGACTGCACCGTGGCCGGTGTTCCGGCCCGTCTGTTCCGCCTCAGCTTCACAGGCGAACTGGGCTTTGAGGTAAACGTGCCCGCACGCTATGGCCGCCAGGTCTGGGAAGCTCTGATGGAAGCGGGCAAGCCGTACGACATCTGCCCCTACGGGACGGAAACCATGCATGTGCTGCGTGCGGAGAAAGGTTTCATCATCGTCGGGCAGGATACTGACGGCACCGTGACGCCGGACGATGCCGGACTCGGCTGGGCCGTCGGAAAGAAGAAGCTGGACTTTGTCGGCATGCGTTCTTTGAAGCGGCCCGACCTCGTGGCCGACGGCCGCAAGCAGCTGGTCGGCCTGCAAACGGAGGACGGCACCATCAAGCTGGACGAAGGCGCACAGATCGTCGCCGACCCGGACCAGCCGAAACCGATGAAGATGCTCGGCCACGTTACGTCGTCCTATCGTAGTGCCGCGCTCGGCCGGTCGATCGCCATGGCTCTCATCGAGGATGGACGGACGAAAATGGGCGAAACGGTTTACGTGCCGATGCCGGACGGTGTGCACCGCGCCACCATAACGTCGACCACCTTCTACGACCCCGAAGGCGAGCGTGTGAAGCTCTGA